ATTTCCGATATTGAATCATTCGTTAAGTTAATTTTCGAAATCAACATGGTTACTTTATAATCTTTATATTCAAAAATGCACGTGCCGCCTAAATCAATGTTTTTTACGATCAGCTGTTTAAAATAAAAACTTTTAAGGGGAGCACCAAATAATTGAATGGCCGCATAAATAGGATAAATTCCAATTGTTCTTAATGTGCCGCCACCATGATTTTCATCGAAAAGTGGAGCTTTTTCTCCTTTCAATAAGGCCGAATACTGCTTGGAATAGTTTTGGTACTTTAGGGTTGCCCCATGAATTTTCCCTATTTTTTTTATGGCATTCTTTAAAATTTGAAAGTTGGGTTCATAAATAGATCTCAACGCCTCAAACACAAAAACATTTTGTTTTTCTGCAGCATCGAAAACTCGATTGGCTTGATCGGCTGTCATGAATGCCGTTTTCTCCACAATGACGTTCTTTCCATGCTCAATGGCTGCCATCGCTTGTTCATAATGGGAAGCATTTGGAGTGGCTATATAAACAGTATCCAGCTCATCATCTTCAAAAACTTCATTCAGTGATCCATAAACTTTAGAAACTCCTTTTTCTTTTGCAAGCTCCTTGGCAAAATGGAATCTTCTCCCCCAAATTCCCATCACCTCTCCATTTGAACTTTCATTAATGGCATCAATCATTGCACAACCTATTGGACCTGACCCCACCACTCCAATCCTATTTTTAACAACCATGTTCCACTGCCTGTTTACATTTCGCTACAATGTATTTCAGATCCTCATCAGACAAATCCAAGTGACATGGTAACGTGAAATGAGATTCACGAAATCTATCGGCATTCGGGAGAGATGCAAGGGGATATTCCTCTAGCAATGTGGGCTGTAAATGTAATGGGACCCCATAACAATGCCCGGTGCTTATATGACCCTCTTTTAAATGCTTTTTAAATGTTTCGCATTGCTCTTTGCTTTTAGACATGACGATAATTTTATAAAAT
The DNA window shown above is from Peribacillus sp. FSL P2-0133 and carries:
- a CDS encoding Gfo/Idh/MocA family oxidoreductase, producing MVVKNRIGVVGSGPIGCAMIDAINESSNGEVMGIWGRRFHFAKELAKEKGVSKVYGSLNEVFEDDELDTVYIATPNASHYEQAMAAIEHGKNVIVEKTAFMTADQANRVFDAAEKQNVFVFEALRSIYEPNFQILKNAIKKIGKIHGATLKYQNYSKQYSALLKGEKAPLFDENHGGGTLRTIGIYPIYAAIQLFGAPLKSFYFKQLIVKNIDLGGTCIFEYKDYKVTMLISKINLTNDSISEIYGENGTLRFHSLYDIRTISYRSIINDIEEMISEPISDNSLLYEITEFSEWILMKNETAYREQKSITLKAISIIEQALNGGT